Proteins from one Chitinophaga oryzae genomic window:
- a CDS encoding RagB/SusD family nutrient uptake outer membrane protein, with translation MKINIVILLACLLLVAGCKDLLVPETENIRDLNPGKYPPNDAALPFGILLNGYNRIPTNSWSFNDVATDDAVTNDQGNGFLKIANGQWTANNNPLSQWTNAYAAIQYLNIVLRDVDTVRWVSDPVVSKLFAMRIKGEAAGLRALFYYYLLQAHAGVSESGAVLGVPIITAVQGPNADFNTPRATFEACMKQIYSDLSIADDLLPLDYGNIASAAFIPAKYGTITKEQYDRAFGSAFRGFLTGRIVKAIRSKAALLAASPAFSAGNTTTWADAADYAGEVLYLKGGVGALASNGLTWYANASEIAGLADGANPAEILWRNNYGDNRDLEQANYPPGLFGNGRINPTQNLVDAFPMANGIPITHTGSGYDATDPYANRDPRLRVFILVNGGTAGPNNTVISTAADGGTNDGLNIVGTSTRTGYYLRKLLRQDVNLNPNSTNNQRHYKPHIRYTEIFLNYAEAANEAWGPLGAGRYGFSAYDVIRAIRKRAGVGTANGDTWLEEAKGSKDQMRDLIRNERRIELCFEGFRFWDLRRWKVNLSETARGVSIKNNVPAVINVEPRQFQSFMTYGPIPYGEILKFGALEQNKGWR, from the coding sequence ATGAAAATAAATATTGTCATTTTACTGGCCTGTCTATTGCTGGTGGCTGGTTGCAAAGATCTGCTGGTGCCGGAAACTGAAAATATCCGGGACCTGAATCCGGGTAAATATCCTCCAAATGACGCTGCGCTGCCATTTGGCATATTGCTCAACGGCTATAACCGGATACCCACTAATTCCTGGTCATTTAATGATGTAGCCACTGATGATGCGGTGACCAATGACCAGGGCAATGGTTTCCTGAAAATAGCAAACGGGCAGTGGACGGCCAATAACAACCCGTTGAGCCAGTGGACCAATGCATATGCGGCTATCCAGTACCTCAACATTGTTTTACGGGACGTGGACACAGTCCGTTGGGTGTCAGATCCTGTAGTCAGTAAATTATTTGCCATGCGGATAAAAGGGGAGGCTGCCGGTTTGCGCGCCCTTTTCTATTATTATCTGCTGCAGGCCCATGCCGGCGTGTCTGAAAGCGGCGCTGTGCTGGGGGTGCCCATTATTACCGCCGTGCAGGGGCCTAATGCTGACTTCAATACCCCCAGGGCCACCTTTGAAGCTTGTATGAAACAAATTTACAGCGACCTGTCGATAGCGGATGATTTGCTTCCGCTGGATTACGGAAATATTGCAAGCGCCGCATTCATTCCTGCTAAGTACGGAACGATTACCAAAGAACAATATGACCGTGCTTTTGGCTCCGCTTTCCGGGGATTTCTCACGGGACGGATTGTAAAGGCTATCCGGTCAAAGGCCGCATTACTGGCTGCCAGCCCGGCGTTTAGTGCAGGTAACACTACTACCTGGGCCGATGCGGCCGACTACGCAGGGGAAGTGCTTTACCTGAAAGGAGGTGTAGGCGCTTTGGCTTCCAATGGCCTTACCTGGTATGCCAATGCCAGTGAAATTGCCGGCCTCGCCGATGGCGCCAACCCCGCTGAAATACTCTGGAGGAACAATTACGGCGATAACCGCGACCTGGAGCAGGCTAATTATCCGCCGGGATTGTTTGGTAACGGACGCATCAATCCAACACAAAACCTGGTAGACGCTTTTCCTATGGCTAACGGAATCCCGATTACCCATACAGGTAGCGGCTATGATGCAACGGACCCCTACGCCAACAGGGACCCGCGGTTGCGTGTGTTTATTTTAGTGAATGGCGGTACCGCCGGCCCCAATAATACGGTCATCAGCACAGCTGCAGATGGTGGCACAAATGATGGGCTCAACATAGTGGGAACATCCACCAGGACTGGCTATTACCTCCGCAAACTGTTACGGCAGGATGTGAACCTGAATCCTAATTCCACCAACAACCAGCGGCATTACAAACCACATATCCGGTATACGGAAATTTTTCTCAACTACGCAGAGGCGGCCAATGAAGCCTGGGGACCATTAGGAGCCGGCAGGTATGGATTCTCTGCCTATGACGTGATCCGGGCGATCCGTAAAAGGGCCGGTGTGGGCACTGCTAATGGTGATACCTGGCTCGAAGAAGCGAAAGGCAGTAAAGACCAAATGAGAGACCTGATCAGGAATGAGCGGAGAATAGAATTGTGCTTTGAAGGGTTTCGCTTCTGGGACCTGCGTCGCTGGAAAGTTAATCTGAGTGAAACAGCCAGGGGGGTGAGCATAAAAAATAATGTTCCCGCTGTGATAAATGTCGAGCCCCGGCAGTTCCAGTCATTTATGACTTATGGCCCCATACCGTATGGAGAAATACTGAAGTTTGGCGCGCTGGAACAAAACAAAGGCTGGCGCTGA
- a CDS encoding DUF5627 domain-containing protein translates to MKKFLMPVVLLLLAACNKNVTFPDYPYQTVYFAYQYPVRTITFGEDIFSTELDNQRKCKIMAATGGVYYSKNDVNISIAVDNSLLGNGLLFGAGKDEVLPMPAKYYSLADNKIVIPRGSLAGGVEVQLADAFFNDPRAIKNTYVIPLRITGKSGADSVLSGKDFILYAVKYVNEWHGNYLRRGKDVISGSVNQTIIRHREYVEKDEVNKLSTRSMKELEFPVVYKNKDGNNINCTLLLTFQDGGKCTVSSATANISASGNGQFVKRGEKNSWGNKDRDALYLKYQVALPDMQVSVSDTLVLRDRSVTMETFTPVSK, encoded by the coding sequence ATGAAAAAGTTTTTAATGCCCGTGGTATTACTGCTGCTTGCAGCATGTAACAAGAACGTAACGTTTCCCGACTATCCTTATCAAACGGTATACTTCGCTTATCAATACCCTGTACGCACCATCACGTTTGGAGAAGATATCTTCAGCACAGAGCTGGATAACCAGCGAAAATGTAAAATTATGGCTGCCACCGGCGGTGTTTATTACAGTAAAAACGACGTGAACATCAGTATCGCAGTAGATAATTCCCTGCTGGGAAACGGGTTGCTGTTTGGCGCCGGTAAAGATGAAGTCCTGCCCATGCCCGCTAAGTACTATTCACTGGCAGACAACAAGATCGTTATTCCCAGGGGCAGCCTGGCCGGTGGCGTGGAAGTGCAGCTGGCCGACGCCTTTTTTAATGACCCCAGGGCAATTAAGAACACCTATGTGATTCCATTACGTATAACCGGTAAATCAGGCGCGGATTCTGTCCTGAGCGGCAAAGATTTTATCCTGTATGCCGTCAAATACGTGAATGAGTGGCATGGCAACTACCTGCGCAGAGGGAAAGATGTAATATCAGGAAGCGTAAATCAAACCATCATACGGCACAGGGAGTACGTAGAGAAAGATGAGGTAAATAAGTTAAGTACGAGGTCCATGAAAGAACTGGAGTTTCCGGTGGTGTACAAAAACAAAGATGGCAATAACATCAACTGTACATTGCTGCTCACCTTCCAGGATGGCGGAAAATGCACGGTTTCTTCGGCAACCGCCAATATTAGTGCTTCCGGGAACGGACAATTTGTAAAGAGGGGAGAAAAGAACAGCTGGGGAAACAAAGATCGCGATGCGCTTTACCTCAAATACCAGGTGGCCCTGCCCGATATGCAGGTGTCTGTGTCGGACACGCTGGTGCTCAGGGACCGGTCTGTCACCATGGAAACATTTACGCCTGTGAGTAAATAG